In Amycolatopsis methanolica 239, a single genomic region encodes these proteins:
- a CDS encoding PucR family transcriptional regulator, translating into MVLVPVTLRRLLADPTLGLRVLAGESGLDRPVGWVHVSELDDPTPFLEGGELLLTTGLRLSGEPGYVTRLTARGLAGLGFGIGLSHAEAPTALVRAAADAGLPLLEVPRRTPFIAISKAVSAALAADSYAEVTATNAAQQELTRAALRGPDAAVRRLARLLDGFVLLVGRGGELVRAAPAAAAERLPSVAGELARLRGGPASASFEVDGQHVVVQVLRDQGFLVAGRPEPFDRTSGHVLSAAASLLTLTVTRAHGLESERRKVHTACMRLLLAGQHELVAGIAGLPPEPVEVFALTGRPDRVLDALDGSPAFAAELDGLVVAIGPSGWSPELAGGVAPAAGYAELAQAHRRAMWVASKTELVRFRGDLVSLLPAEEAQAFAAAVLEPLLRHDETGRGDLVASLAEWLRRHGQWDPAAARLGVHRHTLRNRIAKVAELTGRDLDDPDVRAELWTALRLRGLGSGGVRA; encoded by the coding sequence GTGGTGCTCGTGCCGGTGACTCTGCGGCGACTGCTCGCCGACCCGACGCTCGGTCTGCGCGTGCTGGCCGGGGAGTCCGGTTTGGACCGCCCGGTGGGGTGGGTGCACGTCAGCGAGCTGGACGATCCGACGCCGTTCCTCGAAGGCGGCGAGCTGCTGCTCACCACGGGACTGCGGCTGTCCGGCGAACCCGGGTACGTGACCAGGCTGACGGCGCGCGGGCTGGCCGGACTCGGGTTCGGCATCGGGCTCAGCCACGCCGAGGCGCCCACCGCGCTGGTGCGCGCCGCCGCCGACGCCGGGCTGCCACTGCTCGAAGTGCCGCGGCGGACGCCCTTCATCGCGATCAGCAAAGCAGTGTCGGCGGCGCTCGCGGCCGACTCGTACGCCGAGGTCACCGCAACCAACGCGGCGCAGCAGGAGCTGACGCGGGCCGCGTTGCGGGGGCCGGACGCCGCGGTGCGACGGCTGGCGCGGCTGCTCGACGGGTTCGTGCTGCTGGTCGGTCGCGGTGGCGAGCTGGTGCGGGCCGCTCCGGCCGCGGCCGCGGAACGGCTGCCGTCCGTGGCGGGTGAGCTGGCGCGGCTGCGCGGCGGGCCGGCGAGTGCCAGTTTCGAGGTGGACGGGCAGCACGTGGTCGTCCAGGTGCTGCGCGACCAGGGGTTCCTCGTCGCCGGGCGGCCGGAGCCGTTCGACCGGACCAGCGGGCACGTGCTGAGCGCCGCCGCGTCACTGCTCACCCTCACGGTGACGCGGGCGCACGGGCTGGAGTCGGAGCGCCGCAAGGTTCATACCGCATGTATGCGTTTGTTGCTGGCCGGGCAGCACGAGCTGGTCGCCGGGATCGCCGGCCTGCCGCCGGAGCCGGTCGAGGTGTTCGCGCTGACCGGCCGGCCCGACCGGGTGCTCGACGCCCTCGACGGTAGCCCGGCGTTTGCCGCCGAACTGGACGGGCTCGTCGTGGCGATCGGGCCGTCCGGCTGGTCCCCGGAACTGGCCGGCGGGGTGGCGCCGGCGGCCGGCTACGCCGAGCTGGCGCAGGCGCACCGACGGGCGATGTGGGTCGCCTCGAAGACCGAGCTGGTGCGGTTCCGCGGTGACCTGGTCTCGCTGCTGCCCGCGGAGGAGGCGCAAGCGTTTGCCGCCGCGGTGCTGGAACCGTTGCTGCGCCACGACGAGACCGGGCGCGGCGATCTGGTGGCGTCGCTCGCGGAGTGGCTGCGGCGGCACGGGCAGTGGGACCCGGCGGCGGCGCGGCTCGGCGTCCACCGGCACACCCTGCGCAACCGCATCGCCAAGGTCGCCGAGCTGACCGGGCGCGATCTCGACGACCCAGACGTGCGGGCGGAGCTGTGGACGGCGTTGCGGCTGCGCGGCCTAGGGTCGGGGGGTGTCCGTGCGTGA
- a CDS encoding aldehyde dehydrogenase family protein yields MTFPYWVAGRPATSDDLVEVRNPRDGALAGTTSNATAADVEAAVAATHDVRHEVAQLPAYVRADALDHVSRRLSERADDIADLIHAESGKPLKWARAEVGRGVSTFRWAAEEARRFSGELQRLDTDAASAGRLALVRRAPRGPVLGITPFNFPLNLVAHKVAPAIAAGCPIVLKPAPATPLTALVLGELLAETGLPAGSWSVLPMPNEAASELVADPRLPVVSFTGSGPVGWAIQDRVPRKHVTLELGGNAAAIVCPDWTDLEFAAQRIATFGTYQGGQSCISVQRVYAHRDVYAELADRVVAHVRKLDVDGEVGPLINEAAAARVQSWVDDAVAAGAELLAGGTRQGATVAPTVLAGAPEDCAVNAEEIFGPVLSLAPVDSVEEAFERVNASRFGLQAGVFTHDLRVAFEASARLEVGGVVVGDVPSYRADQMPYGGVKESGTGREGVRATMEDLTEQRVLVLTGVR; encoded by the coding sequence ATGACCTTCCCCTACTGGGTCGCCGGGCGCCCGGCGACGAGCGACGATCTCGTCGAAGTCCGCAATCCCCGCGACGGCGCGCTCGCCGGAACCACCAGCAACGCGACCGCTGCGGACGTCGAAGCCGCCGTCGCGGCCACGCACGACGTCCGGCACGAGGTCGCGCAGCTGCCCGCGTACGTGCGCGCGGACGCCCTGGACCACGTCTCCCGGCGCCTGTCCGAGCGCGCCGACGACATCGCGGACCTGATCCACGCCGAGTCGGGCAAGCCGCTGAAGTGGGCGCGGGCCGAGGTCGGGCGCGGGGTGTCGACCTTCCGCTGGGCCGCCGAGGAGGCCCGCCGGTTCTCCGGCGAGCTGCAGCGGCTCGACACCGACGCCGCCTCCGCCGGGCGGCTGGCGCTGGTCCGGCGCGCGCCGCGCGGGCCGGTCCTGGGGATCACGCCGTTCAACTTCCCGCTCAACCTCGTCGCCCACAAGGTGGCCCCGGCGATCGCCGCGGGCTGCCCGATCGTGCTCAAGCCCGCGCCCGCGACCCCGCTGACCGCGCTGGTGCTCGGCGAACTGCTCGCCGAGACCGGCCTGCCCGCCGGCTCGTGGTCGGTCCTGCCGATGCCGAACGAGGCGGCGAGCGAACTGGTCGCGGATCCTCGCCTGCCGGTCGTGTCGTTCACCGGGTCCGGGCCGGTCGGCTGGGCCATCCAGGACCGGGTGCCGCGCAAGCACGTGACCCTGGAGCTGGGCGGCAACGCGGCGGCGATCGTCTGCCCGGACTGGACGGACCTGGAGTTCGCGGCGCAGCGCATCGCGACCTTCGGCACCTACCAGGGCGGCCAGTCGTGCATCTCGGTGCAGCGGGTCTACGCGCACCGGGACGTGTACGCCGAGCTGGCCGACCGGGTCGTCGCCCACGTGCGCAAGCTGGACGTGGACGGCGAGGTGGGCCCGCTGATCAACGAGGCGGCCGCGGCTCGGGTGCAGTCATGGGTCGACGACGCGGTCGCGGCGGGCGCCGAACTGCTCGCCGGCGGGACGCGGCAGGGCGCGACCGTCGCGCCGACCGTGCTCGCCGGTGCACCGGAGGACTGCGCGGTCAACGCCGAGGAGATCTTCGGCCCGGTGCTGTCGCTCGCCCCGGTCGACTCGGTCGAGGAGGCCTTCGAGCGCGTCAACGCGTCGCGGTTCGGTCTGCAGGCCGGGGTCTTCACGCACGACCTGCGGGTCGCGTTCGAGGCGTCGGCGCGGCTGGAGGTCGGCGGCGTGGTGGTCGGCGACGTGCCGAGCTACCGGGCCGACCAGATGCCCTACGGCGGGGTCAAGGAGTCCGGCACCGGCCGGGAGGGGGTCCGCGCGACGATGGAAGACCTCACCGAGCAGCGGGTTCTCGTGCTGACCGGGGTGCGCTGA
- a CDS encoding YciI family protein: MKFMVLVKGDENTEAGAMPTEQELAEMGKFNEELVKAGVMLAGEGLHPTSKGARVRYSNEGTAVIDGPFAESKELIAGFWILDVKSKEEAVEWLKRAPFRDTEIEIRQVFEAEDFGDALTPELREAEERMRKQVAEQHGQ, from the coding sequence ATGAAGTTCATGGTCCTGGTGAAGGGCGACGAGAACACCGAGGCCGGCGCCATGCCCACCGAGCAGGAGCTGGCCGAGATGGGCAAGTTCAACGAGGAGCTGGTCAAGGCCGGTGTGATGCTCGCCGGCGAGGGCCTGCACCCCACCTCGAAGGGTGCGCGCGTGCGGTACTCCAACGAGGGCACGGCCGTGATCGACGGCCCGTTCGCCGAGTCGAAGGAGCTGATCGCGGGCTTCTGGATCCTCGACGTGAAGTCGAAGGAGGAGGCCGTCGAGTGGCTGAAGCGGGCGCCGTTCCGGGACACCGAGATCGAGATCCGGCAGGTGTTCGAGGCCGAGGACTTCGGTGACGCGCTCACGCCGGAGCTGCGCGAGGCCGAGGAGCGGATGCGCAAGCAGGTGGCCGAGCAGCACGGTCAGTAA
- a CDS encoding RNA polymerase sigma factor has protein sequence MVCSVTVTVTEAHRTVDAVWRIESAKLIAALTRMVRDVGLAEELAQDALVAALEQWPSSGVPPNPGAWLMTIAKRRAIDHFRHLKMAERKHEEIGLDLETTQQAIEVEPDEVPDDLLRLIFTACHPVLKTEARVALTLRLLGGLTTDEIARAFLVPESTVAQRIVRAKRTLAQKKVPFEVPAGPELAERLGSVLEVVYLIFNEGYSATAGDDWMRPQLCADAMRLGRILAGLAPREPEVFGLVALMELQASRARARVTPDGEPILLLDQNRAKWDRLLIGHGLAALERAESLSPVRGPYVLQAAIAACHARAGAPEDTDWERIAALYGKLAEVAPSPVVELNRAVAVSMASGPEAALPLVDELTASPVLARYHLLPTVRGDLLAKVGRLAEARAEFERAASLTRNARERDVLLARAKATAGE, from the coding sequence GTGGTGTGCTCGGTGACCGTGACGGTCACCGAGGCACACCGCACCGTCGATGCCGTGTGGCGCATCGAGTCCGCGAAGCTGATCGCCGCGCTGACGCGCATGGTGCGCGACGTCGGGCTGGCCGAGGAGCTGGCGCAGGACGCGCTGGTGGCGGCGCTGGAGCAGTGGCCGTCCTCGGGTGTGCCGCCGAACCCGGGCGCGTGGTTGATGACGATCGCCAAGCGCCGCGCGATCGACCACTTCCGGCACCTGAAGATGGCGGAGCGCAAGCACGAGGAGATCGGGCTCGACCTGGAGACGACGCAGCAGGCGATCGAGGTCGAGCCGGACGAGGTGCCGGACGACCTGCTGCGGTTGATCTTCACGGCGTGCCACCCGGTGCTGAAGACGGAGGCGCGGGTGGCGCTGACGTTGCGTTTGCTGGGCGGGCTGACGACAGACGAGATCGCGCGTGCGTTCCTGGTGCCGGAGTCGACGGTGGCGCAGCGGATCGTGCGGGCGAAGCGGACGCTGGCGCAGAAGAAGGTGCCGTTCGAGGTGCCTGCCGGGCCGGAGCTGGCGGAGCGGCTGGGGTCCGTGCTGGAGGTCGTGTACCTGATCTTCAACGAGGGCTACTCCGCCACGGCCGGCGACGACTGGATGCGCCCCCAGTTGTGCGCCGACGCGATGCGGCTGGGGCGGATCCTGGCCGGGCTGGCGCCGCGGGAGCCCGAGGTGTTCGGGCTGGTGGCGTTGATGGAGTTGCAGGCGTCGCGGGCCAGGGCGCGGGTGACGCCGGACGGTGAGCCGATCCTGTTGCTGGACCAGAACCGGGCGAAGTGGGACCGGTTGCTGATCGGGCACGGTCTGGCGGCGCTGGAGCGGGCGGAGAGCCTGTCGCCGGTGCGCGGACCGTACGTGCTGCAGGCGGCGATCGCGGCGTGCCACGCGCGGGCGGGTGCGCCGGAGGATACCGACTGGGAGCGGATCGCCGCGCTGTACGGGAAGCTGGCGGAGGTGGCGCCGTCGCCGGTGGTGGAGCTGAACCGCGCGGTGGCGGTGTCGATGGCTTCGGGTCCCGAGGCGGCGCTGCCGTTGGTGGACGAGCTGACGGCCTCGCCGGTGCTCGCGAGGTACCACCTGCTGCCCACGGTGCGGGGCGACCTGCTCGCGAAGGTGGGGCGCCTGGCGGAGGCACGGGCGGAATTCGAGCGGGCGGCTTCGCTGACGCGGAACGCCCGGGAGCGGGATGTGCTGCTGGCACGGGCGAAAGCGACTGCTGGGGAGTGA
- a CDS encoding TetR/AcrR family transcriptional regulator, protein MRKQRTRQAISDAATRLFISRGFEEVTIAQVAEAAQVAKMTVTNHFPRKEDLVFDVHESFVASLAAVRDRPLVPVFREAWFGGLERRDALLGFSGPEFARMVVESPTLLARLRELHEERETALATALLAEFDPDTARAAAAQIAGVYRLLFDEVLRRTAASEPAAVVAEAVGRAGARMFDLLEAGLGSL, encoded by the coding sequence TTGAGGAAGCAGCGGACACGGCAGGCGATCTCCGACGCGGCGACGCGGTTGTTCATCTCGCGGGGCTTCGAGGAGGTGACGATCGCGCAGGTCGCGGAGGCGGCGCAGGTGGCGAAGATGACGGTCACCAACCACTTCCCGCGGAAGGAGGACCTAGTCTTCGACGTGCACGAGTCGTTCGTGGCGAGCCTGGCGGCGGTGCGGGACCGGCCGTTGGTGCCGGTCTTCCGGGAGGCGTGGTTCGGGGGGCTCGAACGCCGGGATGCGCTGCTCGGTTTCTCGGGGCCGGAGTTCGCCCGGATGGTCGTCGAGAGCCCGACGCTGCTCGCCCGGTTGCGTGAGTTGCACGAGGAGCGGGAGACGGCGCTGGCCACGGCGCTGCTGGCGGAGTTCGACCCCGACACCGCGCGCGCCGCGGCGGCCCAGATCGCCGGCGTGTACCGCCTGCTGTTCGACGAGGTGCTGCGGCGCACGGCGGCCAGCGAGCCGGCGGCGGTGGTCGCGGAGGCGGTGGGGCGGGCAGGGGCGCGGATGTTCGATCTGCTGGAGGCCGGGCTGGGCTCGCTCTAG
- the mca gene encoding mycothiol conjugate amidase Mca — MRLMTVHAHPDDESSKGAATMARYAAAGADVLVVTCTGGERGDVLNPRLDTPEVRANLPEIRRREMARASEILGVRQRFLGFRDSGLTDDPPADSFARQPLGAAVDRLVEVIREFRPDVLVTYDETGGYPHPDHIRTHQVAVAAFDAVAGTPWQIAKLYYLATLTKEWFQAMHDALTARGLDSGMAEVLAELPDTRTPVTTRIHCADHFDVRDRALLAHETQVDPDHPFLRHPRDVEREVWPTEDYVLARSLVPADLPEDDLFAVITAAAADPA, encoded by the coding sequence ATGCGGCTCATGACCGTCCACGCCCACCCCGACGACGAATCCAGCAAGGGCGCCGCCACGATGGCGCGCTACGCCGCGGCGGGCGCGGACGTCCTGGTCGTCACCTGCACGGGCGGCGAGCGCGGCGACGTCCTCAACCCGCGCCTCGACACCCCGGAGGTCCGCGCGAACCTGCCCGAGATCCGCCGCCGGGAGATGGCCCGCGCCAGCGAGATCCTCGGTGTGCGGCAACGGTTCCTCGGCTTCCGCGACTCCGGCCTCACCGACGACCCGCCCGCCGACAGCTTCGCCCGGCAGCCCCTCGGCGCCGCGGTGGACAGGCTCGTCGAGGTCATCCGCGAGTTCCGCCCGGACGTGCTCGTGACCTACGACGAGACCGGCGGCTACCCGCACCCCGACCACATCCGCACCCACCAGGTCGCGGTCGCCGCGTTCGACGCCGTCGCCGGCACGCCGTGGCAGATCGCCAAGCTCTACTACCTCGCCACCCTCACCAAGGAGTGGTTCCAGGCCATGCACGACGCGCTCACCGCACGCGGCCTCGACTCCGGCATGGCCGAGGTCCTCGCCGAACTGCCGGACACCCGAACCCCGGTCACCACGCGGATCCACTGCGCCGACCACTTCGACGTCCGCGACCGCGCCCTGCTCGCCCACGAAACCCAGGTCGACCCCGACCACCCGTTCCTGCGCCACCCGCGCGACGTCGAACGCGAGGTGTGGCCGACCGAGGACTACGTCCTGGCCCGCTCGCTGGTCCCGGCCGACCTGCCGGAGGACGACCTGTTCGCCGTGATCACGGCTGCTGCGGCGGATCCAGCATGA
- a CDS encoding rhomboid family intramembrane serine protease yields the protein MKERALPSGAEAQAMIAEARKALWVMVGFLVVIWIVQIVNWATGYALSFDFGIRARELSSLPEALTAPFLHFSWAHIESNSGPLFIFGFLAAYRGVRKFLGVTALIVVGSGLGVWLVSPPNGVTAGASGVVLGYFGYIIVRGLFDRRPIDIVIGLVMALCFAYQFTALLPAEEGISWQGHLFGFGSGVVGGWVFRERRRKQVEPAPADPTVMLDPPQQP from the coding sequence ATGAAGGAACGCGCGTTGCCCAGTGGCGCCGAAGCCCAGGCCATGATCGCCGAGGCGCGCAAGGCGCTGTGGGTGATGGTCGGCTTCCTCGTCGTCATCTGGATCGTGCAGATCGTCAACTGGGCCACCGGCTACGCGCTGAGCTTCGACTTCGGTATCCGCGCTCGCGAGCTGAGTTCGCTGCCCGAAGCGCTGACCGCGCCGTTCCTGCACTTCAGCTGGGCGCACATCGAAAGCAATTCCGGGCCGCTGTTCATCTTCGGGTTCCTCGCCGCCTACCGCGGGGTGCGGAAGTTCCTCGGCGTGACGGCGCTGATCGTGGTCGGCAGCGGGCTCGGCGTGTGGCTGGTGTCGCCGCCGAACGGTGTGACCGCCGGCGCGAGCGGCGTGGTGCTGGGCTACTTCGGCTACATCATCGTGCGCGGCTTGTTCGACCGGCGCCCGATCGACATCGTGATCGGGCTCGTGATGGCGCTGTGCTTCGCCTACCAGTTCACCGCGCTGCTGCCGGCCGAGGAGGGCATCAGCTGGCAGGGGCACCTGTTCGGGTTCGGGTCGGGTGTGGTCGGCGGCTGGGTGTTCCGGGAGCGGCGGCGCAAGCAGGTCGAGCCGGCGCCGGCGGATCCGACGGTCATGCTGGATCCGCCGCAGCAGCCGTGA
- a CDS encoding ABC transporter permease, whose amino-acid sequence MTSEEPRSFAHDLRDVIAPRPVLLVLGVLLLQLGFILSYVGAFHSPSPHRVAVAVVGPQPTVDRIKALDGTPIEASPSPDADDPRRRVLHRDVAAAYLADRGTLLVATAAGPALATAVEQVFTELGAAQNRAPVVQDLVPPQAGDARGLTAFYAVVGWLVGGYLAAAALGIAKGARPATLRRTVIRLAAMVPYAIVSGLGGALVVDQVLGALTGHFLALWWIGAALTFAAATVTMAFQVLFGVIGVGITVLIFVVLGNPSAGGAYQTELLPRFWRAIGDWLPNGAGTKAIRDKVCFAGNATGGPITVLVVWGAAGLVVTLLASALRIRRETPTSPLP is encoded by the coding sequence ATGACCAGCGAAGAACCGCGGAGCTTTGCGCACGATCTGCGGGACGTGATCGCCCCGCGGCCCGTCCTGCTGGTGCTCGGGGTGCTGCTCCTGCAGCTCGGCTTCATCCTGTCCTACGTCGGCGCCTTCCACAGCCCGTCGCCGCACCGGGTCGCCGTCGCCGTCGTCGGTCCACAACCGACGGTCGACCGCATCAAGGCCCTCGACGGCACACCCATCGAGGCGTCACCGAGCCCGGACGCGGACGACCCGCGCCGGCGGGTCCTCCACCGCGACGTGGCGGCGGCCTACCTCGCCGACAGGGGCACCCTCCTGGTCGCGACCGCCGCGGGCCCGGCCCTCGCCACTGCCGTCGAGCAGGTCTTCACCGAACTCGGCGCCGCCCAGAACCGCGCCCCGGTCGTCCAGGACCTCGTCCCGCCGCAGGCCGGTGACGCCCGCGGGCTGACCGCCTTCTACGCGGTCGTCGGCTGGCTCGTCGGCGGCTATCTCGCCGCAGCCGCGCTCGGCATCGCTAAGGGCGCCCGTCCCGCGACGCTGCGCCGGACGGTGATCCGGCTCGCCGCGATGGTGCCCTACGCGATCGTGTCCGGGCTCGGCGGCGCGCTGGTCGTCGACCAGGTCCTCGGCGCGCTGACCGGGCACTTCCTGGCCCTGTGGTGGATCGGCGCGGCCCTCACCTTCGCGGCGGCGACCGTCACCATGGCCTTTCAGGTGCTGTTCGGCGTGATCGGCGTCGGCATCACCGTGCTGATCTTCGTGGTGCTCGGCAACCCGAGCGCGGGCGGCGCCTACCAGACCGAACTGCTGCCGCGGTTCTGGCGCGCGATCGGCGACTGGCTGCCCAACGGCGCAGGCACGAAGGCGATCCGCGACAAGGTCTGCTTCGCCGGGAACGCGACCGGCGGTCCGATCACCGTGCTGGTGGTGTGGGGCGCCGCCGGGCTCGTGGTCACCCTGCTCGCGTCCGCGCTCCGGATTCGCCGGGAAACGCCGACAAGTCCATTACCCTGA
- a CDS encoding PLP-dependent aminotransferase family protein, whose amino-acid sequence MDYRTIADDVAADVVAGRLRPGDRLPPQRRFAQQRGIAVSTAARVYGELVRRGIAVGETGRGTFIRAAPEPVSALAEPAAATVDLELNFPVLPEQAEWVAASLGPLLRPDLLEQGLGPSVVAGTAEARAAAARVLARGGWAPSAPDVVFTGNGRQAIAAAVAALVPAGERLGVEALTYPVVKGIAARLGVTLVPLELDEHGVVPDLPPRLRAVYLQPALHNPLGVAMPAARRAELAEALRERDLPVIDDGINGFLRPDLAPLAEIAPERTVVLDSLSKRLAPGLTLGFVVAPPALRDRVAAAVRSGGWAAARFPTAAATRLMADGTLAKIEAAKRADAVARQELVAERLAGFEVRSDPRAYHCWWQLPEPWRAETFVAAAARRGIAVTPAVAFAVSPGRAPTAVRLALASPRIDVLAGALDTLAALARSSPDDAGIE is encoded by the coding sequence GTGGACTACCGGACGATCGCGGACGACGTCGCCGCAGATGTCGTCGCCGGACGGCTCCGGCCGGGCGACCGGTTGCCCCCGCAGCGCCGGTTCGCGCAGCAGCGCGGCATCGCGGTCTCCACCGCGGCCAGGGTGTACGGCGAGCTGGTCCGGCGTGGCATCGCGGTCGGCGAGACCGGGCGGGGCACGTTCATCCGGGCGGCGCCGGAGCCGGTGTCGGCGCTGGCCGAACCGGCGGCCGCGACGGTCGACCTGGAGCTGAACTTCCCGGTCCTGCCGGAGCAAGCCGAGTGGGTCGCCGCGAGCCTCGGGCCGTTGCTGCGGCCGGACCTGCTGGAGCAGGGGCTGGGGCCGTCCGTGGTGGCGGGCACGGCGGAAGCCAGGGCGGCGGCCGCGCGTGTGCTGGCGCGGGGTGGGTGGGCGCCGTCCGCGCCGGACGTGGTGTTCACCGGCAACGGCCGCCAGGCGATCGCCGCGGCGGTGGCCGCGCTGGTCCCGGCCGGGGAGCGGCTGGGCGTCGAGGCGCTGACGTACCCGGTGGTGAAGGGTATCGCGGCGCGGCTCGGGGTCACGCTGGTGCCGTTGGAGCTGGACGAGCACGGTGTGGTGCCGGACCTGCCGCCGCGGTTGCGCGCGGTCTACCTGCAGCCGGCGCTGCACAACCCGCTGGGCGTGGCCATGCCGGCGGCGCGGCGGGCGGAGCTGGCCGAGGCGTTGCGGGAGCGAGACCTGCCGGTGATCGACGACGGCATCAACGGTTTCCTGCGGCCGGACCTGGCGCCGTTGGCGGAGATCGCGCCGGAGCGGACGGTCGTGCTGGACAGCCTCTCGAAGCGGCTCGCGCCCGGGCTGACGCTGGGGTTCGTGGTGGCGCCGCCGGCCCTGCGCGACCGGGTGGCCGCGGCGGTGCGTTCGGGTGGCTGGGCGGCGGCGCGGTTCCCGACGGCGGCTGCGACGCGCCTGATGGCGGACGGCACGCTGGCGAAGATCGAGGCCGCCAAACGCGCCGACGCGGTGGCGCGGCAGGAGCTGGTTGCCGAGCGCCTGGCGGGTTTCGAGGTGCGGTCGGACCCGCGGGCCTACCACTGCTGGTGGCAGCTGCCCGAGCCGTGGCGGGCGGAGACTTTCGTGGCGGCCGCCGCGCGGCGCGGGATAGCCGTCACCCCGGCCGTGGCGTTCGCCGTGAGCCCCGGCAGAGCCCCCACCGCCGTGCGGCTCGCACTGGCCTCCCCGCGGATCGACGTACTGGCCGGGGCATTGGACACGCTGGCCGCGCTGGCCCGTTCGAGCCCTGACGACGCCGGAATCGAGTGA
- a CDS encoding alpha/beta fold hydrolase: protein MTIEIGYDDKGSGPALVLAHGHPFDRSMWRPQLDHFSAHGWRVIAPDLRGYGETTVVPGKTPLETFARDLAGLLHRLDVGEFVLGGLSMGGQIVMECHRLFPERIRALVLADTSPRAETAEGKRNRTDMAERLLREGLRPYADEVLTKMVAPANVAAMPDVAEHVHRMMRSTAPEGAAAALRGRAERPDYVPTLTAVRVPALVVVGDQDEYTPVAEAEFLRSLIPGAELAVIEGAAHMPNLERPAEFNSALANFLAKLA, encoded by the coding sequence ATGACGATCGAGATCGGCTACGACGACAAGGGCTCCGGCCCGGCCCTCGTCCTGGCCCACGGCCATCCGTTCGACCGCTCGATGTGGCGGCCCCAGCTGGACCACTTCAGCGCGCACGGCTGGCGAGTCATCGCGCCCGACCTGCGGGGTTACGGCGAGACCACCGTGGTGCCAGGCAAAACGCCGCTGGAGACCTTCGCCCGCGACCTGGCCGGCCTGCTCCACCGGCTCGACGTCGGCGAGTTCGTCCTGGGCGGGCTGTCCATGGGCGGGCAGATCGTCATGGAGTGCCACCGGCTCTTCCCGGAGCGGATCCGCGCGCTGGTCCTCGCTGACACCTCACCGCGCGCGGAGACCGCGGAAGGCAAGCGGAATCGCACCGATATGGCCGAACGATTGCTCCGAGAAGGGCTCCGGCCGTACGCCGACGAGGTGCTCACGAAGATGGTCGCGCCCGCCAACGTCGCCGCGATGCCGGACGTCGCGGAGCACGTCCACCGCATGATGCGCTCGACCGCGCCGGAGGGCGCCGCGGCGGCCTTGCGGGGCCGGGCCGAACGCCCGGACTACGTGCCGACGCTGACCGCGGTGCGCGTGCCGGCGCTGGTGGTCGTCGGCGACCAGGACGAGTACACCCCGGTCGCCGAGGCGGAGTTCCTGCGTTCCCTCATCCCCGGCGCGGAGCTGGCGGTCATCGAAGGCGCCGCGCACATGCCGAACCTGGAACGGCCAGCGGAGTTCAATTCGGCACTGGCGAACTTCCTCGCGAAACTGGCCTAA
- a CDS encoding MarR family winged helix-turn-helix transcriptional regulator, with protein MQESRWLSDDQLRAWVRYLGAQTLVQRALERHLHENAGISHAEYEILTRLDAAPDRRMRMGELAAVLFSPGSRLNYRITRLAGLGWVRREQHPTDRRGLYAVLTAEGAEFLHRLAPGYRRAVHESVVAPLTDDEFAELGRISRKLFQHHLGRGD; from the coding sequence ATGCAGGAGAGCCGGTGGCTGTCCGATGACCAGCTCCGGGCCTGGGTGCGCTACCTCGGCGCGCAGACCCTCGTGCAACGCGCGCTCGAGCGCCACCTGCACGAAAACGCCGGGATTTCCCATGCGGAATACGAGATCCTCACCAGGCTGGACGCCGCGCCGGACCGCCGGATGCGGATGGGCGAGCTGGCGGCGGTGCTGTTCTCGCCGGGCAGCAGGCTGAACTACCGGATCACGCGGCTGGCCGGGCTTGGCTGGGTCCGGCGCGAACAACACCCGACCGACCGCCGCGGCCTGTACGCGGTGCTGACCGCGGAAGGCGCCGAATTCCTCCACCGCCTCGCGCCCGGATACCGTAGGGCCGTGCACGAATCCGTGGTGGCTCCGCTGACTGACGACGAATTCGCCGAACTCGGCCGGATCAGCCGGAAACTGTTCCAGCACCACCTCGGTCGCGGTGATTAG